One genomic region from Balaenoptera musculus isolate JJ_BM4_2016_0621 chromosome X, mBalMus1.pri.v3, whole genome shotgun sequence encodes:
- the LOC118888302 gene encoding LOW QUALITY PROTEIN: toll-like receptor 13 (The sequence of the model RefSeq protein was modified relative to this genomic sequence to represent the inferred CDS: substituted 1 base at 1 genomic stop codon), translated as MKIYHVYIWCRLLRNLPVLEALVFWKNAINAGGIKRLAKCTRLLFLDLSQSNNLVHLNDSEFDAMPSLQRLNLNTCQLSFLSNRTWGALQNLRALDLSHNKFKRFPDFAFSPLRYLQSLFLSRHPITELNNMAFYGLYSLKELNLAGCWIVEIDKYSFAQFPNLESLDLGYNNIRTLKCRTFQFLKKLQVLILSQNHLKDIEENAFSDLNYLYKLDLAYNILSSFQAGLFLGLENLEVLNLSFNKISYETTRTLPFPSFMNLKSVKQLNLEGQIHGIQVVPTNFFQGLNGLQELLLGKNPMVFLDDLQFDSLINLTKLDISGTKSGDRSLSLNISLFQKLKRLKMLRLENNLVSLTPGMFSGLESLQVFSLRFNNLRVINQSHLENLKSLKYFDLYGNKLQCSCDNAWFKNWSINTANVHIPYLRSYTCQQPNIQSLLIDFDDSMCNFDLGKVCFFCSFSLVLTTMVSSWFIAKMTPSLWYGLYIFXAWYLAKWHRTEKEFIYDAFVSFTATDEQWVYEELVPALEEGGQPTFKLCLHHRGFEPDIDIFENIQNAINTSQKTLCVVSNHYLHSEWCQLEVQLASIKMFYEHEDVIILIFLEEIPNYKLSSYHRLRKLVNRQTFITWPDSAQERPLFWARIRNALGNKSVEKDNTQLIVAQ; from the coding sequence ATGAAGATATACCATGTCTATATTTGGTGTCGCCTCCTCCGAAATTTACCTGTATTAGAGGCTTTGGTTTTTTGGAAAAATGCCATTAATGCAGGGGGCATAAAGCGCCTTGCCAAATGTACCAGGCTTTTGTTCCTTGACCTGAGCCAAAGCAATAATCTTGTTCACCTCAATGACAGTGAGTTTGATGCTATGCCCAGCCTCCAAAGGTTGAATCTAAACACGTGTCAACTTTCCTTTCTCAGCAACAGGACCTGGGGTGCCCTCCAGAACTTGAGAGCCCTAGACCTGAGCCACAATAAGTTTAAAAGATTTCCAGATTTTGCATTTTCACCCTTGAGGTACCtacaatctctctttctctctagacATCCCATCACAGAACTCAATAATATGGCCTTCTATGGGCTGTATTCATTGAAGGAGCTCAACTTGGCTGGGTGCTGGATAGTAGAAATTGACAAATACTCCTTTGCTCAATTTCCAAATTTAGAGAGTTTAGACCTTGGATACAACAATATTCGGACACTGAAATGCAGAACATTTCAGTTTCTGAAGAAGCTCCAAGTTCTCATTCTCTCCCAGAACCACCTGAAAGACATAGAGGAGAATGCATTTTCTGACCTCAATTACCTCTATAAACTTGACTTGGCATACAATATCTTGTCAAGTTTTCAAGCAGGCCTTTTCTTGGGCCTGGAAAATCTAGAAGTTTTGAATCTCAGTTTTAATAAAATTAGTTATGAAACCACTAGGACCTTGCCATTTCCTTCATTTATGAACCTCAAGTCTGTGAAACAACTCAACCTAGAAGGACAAATACATGGAATTCAGGTTGTTCCAACCAACTTCTTCCAAGGGCTGAATGGCCTGCAGGAGTTACTCCTAGGGAAAAATCCCATGGTATTCCTAGACGACCTTCAGTTTGACTCCCTGATTAATCTCACAAAGTTGGATATCTCAGGAACAAAATCTGGAGACCGAAGTCTCAgtttaaatatttccttattccaaaaactcaaaagactaaaaatgcTGCGCCTAGAAAACAACTTAGTGTCATTGACTCCTGGCATGTTCTCTGGCTTAGAAAGCCTTCAGGTCTTCTCTTTAAGATTCAACAACCTAAGAGTCATTAATCAAAGTCATCTGGAGAATCTGAAATCTCTGAAGTACTTTGATCTCTATGGGAACAAACTTCAGTGCAGCTGTGACAACGCATGGTTCAAGAATTGGTCAATAAACACAGCAAATGTCCATATCCCCTACCTCCGGAGCTATACTTGTCAGCAGCCAAATATCCAGAGTTTGTTGATAGATTTTGATGATTCTATGTGTAATTTTGACCTAGGAAAAGTTTGCTTCTTCTGCTCCTTCAGTCTGGTCCTCACAACCATGGTCTCCTCTTGGTTCATTGCCAAGATGACTCCATCTCTATGGTATGGGCTCTACATATTTTGAGCCTGGTACCTGGCCAAGTGGCATAGGACAGAGAAGGAGTTCATCTATGATGCCTTTGTCTCTTTCACTGCCACTGATGAGCAGTGGGTATATGAAGAGCTTGTTCCAGCCCTAGAAGAAGGTGGCCAGCCCACTTTTAAGCTCTGTCTTCACCACCGGGGCTTTGAACCAGACATAGACATCTTTGAGAACATCCAGAATGCCATCAACACCAGCCAGAAAACTTTGTGTGTGGTCAGTAACCACTACCTGCACAGTGAATGGTGCCAGCTTGAAGTACAGCTGGCCAGCATCAAGATGTTCTATGAGCACGAGGATGTCATCATCTTGATCTTCCTGGAAGAGATCCCAAACTATAAGTTATCCAGCTACCACCGACTCAGGAAACTTGTGAATAGGCAGACATTTATCACCTGGCCAGACAGTGCCCAAGAGAGGCCACTCTTCTGGGCTCGTATTAGAAATGCATTGGGCAACAAATCTGTGGAGAAAGACAACACACAGCTAATTGTGGCCCAGTGA